Proteins encoded together in one Pontiella desulfatans window:
- a CDS encoding leucine-rich repeat domain-containing protein, which produces MNIWKMICSLVVLSSYMEANAANGNIPGYGTIGNPFLIEDRDDLLAYASNEAYWGEGNYTRLTADIDLSGRYWTPIGTGASRFEGVFEGGGHVLRNVTLRDTLGGIFGSIYYDATVRNLGVEAIDFTSSANGGGICAFNYGQIVNCHVGDGEVRYSSSSTSTRHVGGICGENYGWIAGCSATCSVKGGYKTHVGGLCGWNLGTIEYCFASGSVYYDGYWGMLSAGGLCGYNYHGMIRNSFATGSVRGGQAAGGFCGKNEATTSSASTILNCYATGDAQGVVAGNNDYVGGFCGVNYYSKARIENCYSTGTASGGDGNGGFCGRSGDTIANCFWDAELSGLNVSDGGNARSTADMQWPGTFVGWDFVEIWAMNGDYPILWAFNQPVGEVLYSISNGEVTITDCDASASGSFVIPSAIEGYPVTSLSDWAFRHCDDLTGVTIPASVTNIGDSAFSYCSSLTNATFAGDAPSSFGANVFAGTPTSFTIQYGAEAEGFTSPEWNGYPCEMLVPILDALSVLEWSITDGEVTIMDCDWSTLGSLAIPSTIEGYPVTAIGNSAFFCCYRLTDVTIPSGVITIGRDAFSGCDNLTNVIIPDSVTTIGEWAFFYSVGLTNIMIGTSVTNIGNEAFGECWSLTSVSIPDSVTTIGYNPFNSCSSLMHISVDAANPAYCSVDGVLFSKNRDELIGYPAGISDTSYMIPPSVTHIGERAFSNCDSLSSINIADSVSTIGRSAFYGCNNLMDVTIPSSVTSLGEYAFSGCDGLTSVTIPASVTKLGEYAFSGCDSLANVMIEASLTAISDSTFQFCTNLTNVIIPDSVACIGSDAFQRCTSLESIIIPDSVTSFRSFVFRDCVSLMSVIVGSSVTNVGYGAFLSCDSLTNATFTGDAPTEFGSSVFDGAASGFKVCFYEGAEGFTTPTWKGYPCEMIPALDPYVTWQSIAFAGSGYSATQMGRDADPDGDGQSNFMEYVFGTSPTNGLDGRVLECRMLEGGMKLDVRSCEKRWYAIEGTDDLTTSNWVELVRFFGTGTNMLLIDPDAAAFENQYYRIKAEIVVDDPALNDADGDGVNDMSDSAPFSKDSDGDGLPDDWEQLYSLNASVSNTVADADSDGYSDYAEYVFGTRPDDAGSRFGWGTSNWLDGGMLHSMLSVGTASGRVYWVEYTPSLTNEWNVLKRFGGSGGTNNVEVVPESQQEGFYRIKATAGNVLRVVNP; this is translated from the coding sequence ATGAATATCTGGAAAATGATTTGCAGTTTGGTGGTGCTATCATCTTACATGGAGGCGAATGCAGCTAACGGAAATATACCCGGTTACGGTACGATAGGTAATCCATTCCTGATCGAGGATCGGGACGACCTTTTAGCGTATGCTTCTAACGAGGCTTATTGGGGCGAGGGTAATTATACTCGACTAACTGCTGACATCGATCTTTCGGGACGTTACTGGACTCCCATTGGCACAGGTGCTTCCCGGTTCGAGGGTGTCTTTGAGGGCGGTGGGCATGTACTTCGCAATGTTACCCTTCGTGACACGCTCGGCGGAATATTCGGCTCTATCTATTATGACGCAACCGTCAGAAACCTGGGCGTAGAAGCCATCGATTTTACAAGTTCTGCAAACGGAGGGGGGATATGTGCGTTTAATTATGGTCAGATTGTGAACTGTCATGTTGGGGACGGAGAAGTTCGCTACTCTTCTTCCAGTACATCGACGAGACATGTGGGAGGGATTTGTGGCGAGAATTATGGTTGGATTGCCGGGTGCTCTGCAACCTGTTCGGTGAAGGGTGGCTATAAGACACATGTCGGCGGCCTTTGCGGGTGGAATTTGGGGACAATCGAATACTGTTTCGCATCGGGGTCGGTTTATTATGATGGTTATTGGGGGATGCTATCCGCCGGAGGTCTTTGTGGATATAACTACCATGGAATGATCAGGAATTCATTCGCCACGGGATCTGTGCGGGGAGGACAGGCTGCCGGAGGATTTTGCGGAAAAAACGAGGCAACAACGTCGTCTGCTTCTACCATATTAAACTGCTACGCTACTGGTGATGCTCAGGGGGTAGTGGCTGGTAACAATGATTATGTTGGAGGTTTCTGCGGTGTAAATTATTACAGCAAGGCAAGGATAGAAAACTGTTACTCGACCGGTACGGCTTCTGGTGGCGATGGCAATGGAGGATTTTGCGGAAGATCGGGGGATACTATTGCTAACTGTTTTTGGGATGCGGAGCTTTCGGGGCTTAATGTTAGCGATGGGGGCAATGCTCGGTCGACGGCCGATATGCAATGGCCTGGCACGTTCGTTGGCTGGGATTTTGTTGAGATCTGGGCAATGAATGGCGACTATCCAATTCTTTGGGCCTTCAATCAGCCTGTTGGCGAGGTGCTATACAGCATTTCCAATGGTGAGGTAACCATCACGGACTGCGATGCCAGTGCGTCCGGTTCGTTCGTCATCCCCTCTGCCATTGAAGGTTATCCGGTTACAAGCCTTAGCGACTGGGCGTTTCGCCATTGTGATGATCTGACCGGTGTGACGATCCCTGCCAGCGTCACCAACATTGGCGATTCCGCTTTCAGTTATTGTTCCAGCTTGACGAACGCGACCTTTGCCGGTGATGCGCCGAGTTCCTTTGGAGCTAATGTATTTGCGGGCACCCCAACCAGTTTTACTATTCAATATGGTGCAGAGGCAGAAGGATTCACGTCACCGGAGTGGAATGGCTATCCCTGCGAAATGCTGGTTCCCATTCTGGATGCATTGTCCGTGCTGGAATGGAGCATAACCGATGGTGAAGTCACCATTATGGACTGCGATTGGAGTACTTTGGGATCGCTGGCCATTCCTTCCACCATTGAAGGGTATCCGGTCACAGCGATCGGAAACAGTGCGTTTTTTTGTTGCTATCGTCTGACAGACGTGACCATCCCCTCCGGCGTTATCACTATTGGTAGAGATGCATTTTCCGGTTGCGATAATCTGACGAATGTCATCATTCCCGATAGCGTCACGACTATCGGTGAGTGGGCGTTTTTCTACTCTGTTGGCCTGACGAACATCATGATTGGAACTAGCGTCACGAACATCGGTAATGAAGCGTTTGGCGAGTGCTGGAGTCTGACAAGCGTGTCCATTCCCGATAGTGTCACGACCATTGGATATAACCCCTTTAACTCTTGCTCCAGCCTTATGCATATTAGTGTCGATGCGGCCAATCCAGCTTACTGCAGTGTGGACGGCGTTTTATTCAGCAAAAACCGGGATGAGCTCATCGGCTATCCTGCCGGAATCAGCGACACGAGCTATATGATTCCCCCCAGCGTTACCCATATCGGAGAGAGAGCGTTTTCCAACTGCGACAGCCTTTCGTCCATTAACATCGCCGATAGCGTATCCACCATTGGCCGCAGTGCGTTTTATGGCTGCAACAATCTGATGGACGTTACCATTCCCTCCAGCGTAACCAGTCTTGGCGAATATGCGTTCAGTGGATGCGACGGTCTAACGAGTGTCACCATTCCCGCCAGTGTCACCAAACTTGGCGAATATGCGTTCAGTGGATGCGATAGCCTTGCGAACGTCATGATCGAGGCTAGTCTCACCGCCATTAGTGATAGCACGTTTCAGTTTTGCACTAACCTAACAAATGTCATCATTCCAGACAGTGTCGCCTGCATCGGCTCCGATGCGTTTCAAAGGTGCACCAGTCTTGAGAGCATCATTATTCCCGACAGTGTTACCTCTTTCCGCAGCTTTGTGTTTAGAGATTGCGTCAGCCTAATGAGCGTGATCGTTGGTTCTAGTGTAACCAACGTCGGCTACGGTGCATTTTTAAGTTGTGACAGCCTGACGAACGCGACCTTTACTGGGGATGCGCCGACAGAGTTTGGTTCGAGTGTGTTTGATGGCGCAGCATCCGGTTTCAAGGTCTGTTTTTATGAAGGCGCGGAAGGATTCACCACACCGACGTGGAAGGGATATCCGTGTGAGATGATTCCCGCTCTTGATCCCTATGTTACATGGCAGTCCATAGCTTTCGCCGGAAGCGGATATTCCGCGACGCAGATGGGGCGCGATGCGGATCCGGATGGTGATGGTCAGAGCAATTTTATGGAATATGTTTTTGGCACCAGTCCGACGAATGGTTTGGATGGGCGGGTGCTGGAGTGCCGGATGCTGGAAGGCGGCATGAAGCTGGATGTGCGGTCGTGCGAAAAGCGGTGGTATGCCATCGAAGGAACGGACGATCTGACAACATCCAATTGGGTGGAGTTGGTGCGGTTTTTTGGAACGGGCACCAATATGCTGCTGATCGATCCGGATGCGGCGGCATTCGAAAACCAATATTACCGCATCAAGGCGGAGATAGTGGTGGATGATCCGGCGTTGAACGATGCGGACGGCGATGGCGTGAACGATATGTCTGACAGCGCTCCATTCTCGAAAGATTCCGATGGCGACGGCCTACCGGATGATTGGGAACAGCTTTATTCGTTGAATGCATCGGTCAGCAATACGGTTGCGGACGCCGACAGCGACGGCTATTCCGATTATGCGGAATATGTTTTCGGCACCCGCCCGGACGATGCGGGCAGTCGATTTGGCTGGGGAACCAGCAATTGGCTGGACGGCGGCATGCTGCACAGCATGCTGTCGGTCGGAACGGCGTCCGGCCGCGTCTATTGGGTTGAATACACACCGTCGTTGACCAACGAATGGAACGTGCTGAAGCGTTTCGGCGGAAGCGGCGGAACCAACAATGTCGAGGTGGTGCCGGAGTCGCAGCAGGAAGGCTTTTACCGCATCAAGGCGACCGCCGGCAACGTGCTTCGGGTTGTGAACCCGTAG